CGGCGGTCGTGTTGGCGGCCTGCTGGGCGTGGCCCGTTTCGTGCCAGAGGGCCTGGTATTCGGCGAAACCGGCGGCCGGGATCAGCGTCAGGCGGACGTCGCCGGGCACGGCCACCGGATAGCACATCGCCCGAGGCGATTTGCGCGGCCGGTCGGCGTCGTCGACCTTGATCTTGTCGGCCGGCAATCCCAGACCGCCCAGAAAACTCCGCCAGCGGGGCAGCAGCTCGTCCTTGCCGAAGTACGCCGCGAAACGCTCGGCGCCGAACAGCCGCATCGTGTCGCAACGCCGCAGTTTGTCGGCCGGAAACCCAAGCTGGAAGGGCACCGCCCAGTTTTGCAGTTTGACGAACCCTTTTTGCGAATCGTCGAGGAATTGTTTGCAAGTGGCGGCGAAGGCCGTCAAATCGACGTGGCGCAACTGCGCGGCCAGCGCGAGGTAATCGGCGAAACCCAGCTCCTTGGCGAGCCGCTGCAGCCGCTGTTCCTTGCGCCGGTAGCGTTCGTTGGCCTCGCGCAGAATCGGCGCGACCGCGTTGCTCAGTTCCTGCCGCGCCGCGTAGTCCTTTTCGTCCCGCAGCAGGCGCGGCAGTTCGTAATAGGCGTAGTTCTTGCCGCTGTAATCGAAGCGGGCGCCGGCCAGGTAAGCGTCGATCTCGTCGTTCAGGCCCGCGACGCGCATGCCGACCATCTCGCCCAGCAGGTAGTCGCGGAAGAAGCCGTAGGCCTTTTTCTCGTCCGGATTGGTCGCCGCGGCCTCCGCCCGCATCAGCAAAAGCAGCGAGTCGATCGAAAACAGTTTTTCGTGCCCGTTGTACGTCGCGGCGAGGTCCGTTTTTTCGCCGGTCGTCCGCCGTTTCCAGCTCAATTCCATCTGTTCGCGGACCAGGCTCCCGGCCTCGTCGCGCAATTTGGCGATCGCCGTGCGGTCGGCAAGGGAAATCGCCGGCGTTTGGGCGAGCGCCGGGAAAAAACCGGCCAGCAGGCAGCCAATCAGCGTCGCGACAAACAGGCGGCCGAAGCGGTTCATGGGTTACCCGCGTAAATGGCGGCTCAGGCGGTCGAGCCGGCGTCGATCACGATGGTCTGCCCGGTGATGTAGTCCGAATCCGCGCCGGCGAGAAACACGGCGGTGGCCGCGATGTCGCCCGGTTGGATCAACTGATGGATCGCCTGGCGGTCCAACGCCTGTTTGAGGATTTCCTCGGAGTTCCACAGGGCGGCGGAAAAATCGGTCTTGACCAGGCCGGGGGCGATGGCGTTGACGCGGATGCCGAAGATGCCCCATTCGGCGGCGAGGGTCTGGGTCATCATCTGCAAGGCCGCCTTGCTCATGCCGTAAGCACCGAGCATCGGCGAAAAGCGGAAGCCGGCGGTGCTGGTGAGGTTGATGATTTTGCCGTACTGGCGTTTCTGCATCGGCTCAAGGCAGGCCTTGGCCAGCAGGAACGGGCCGAAAAAGTTGACCTCGAAGATTTTTTTCATCGCGGCTTCATCGCAGTACATCACCGGCCCGAAAACGGGATTGGTGGCGGCGTTGTTCACCAGGATGTCGATCTGGCCGTAGGTGTCGAGGGTTTTCTTGACCAGCCCCTGGATCTGTTCCGCCTGCCCGACGTGGGTCGCCACGGCCAGGGCTTCGCCGCCCGCCTCGCGGATCGACGCGGCCACGGCCTCGAGCGGCGCGGCTTTGCGCGAGGCCAGGACCACCTTGGCGCCCGCCGCGGCCAGATGCCGCGCGATGTGTTCCCCAATACCCCGGCTGGCGCCGGTGACGATCGCTACACGGTTCGCGAGTTTTTGTTCCATGATGCTCCTCGGATGGTACGGTTGCTGGGGGGCTATGGTAACACGCCGAACGATGGGCGCAACCAGCGGACGGACGGAGTTTAAAAAAATGACCCCAAAACAAGTTCGGGGGGATGGACCGGTATGGCACAAGCCGTGCGGTCGGGTCGAACTCGTTCCGGGGTCAGGGCTATTCCGGCCGCTCCGATCTATCGGCCGTCAGAGCATCCTCACTTTGCCGACATCCAGAGCAGGCGCTGTTCGGGGGCGTTTCCTTGCTTGTCTACGACACGGACATTTCCACCCATGGTTCCCACCAATTTTATGCAACTACCGTACCAGCGAAAAAATTTTCCTGCTCGCCGCGGGAAAGAACACGGTGAGCGGATTGGGGGGAAATCGCATTAAACGTTGTTTTCAAAATGATTTTTTAAATATCGACCGCATTCCGACGCCTGATTATTCGCGGTCGTAGAGGATCGCGAAGAAGCGATTGACGTGCTAAATATTCAGCGCTTATTCACCGGACGGTTGAAATCTCAGCAATTACCGTCTCGCCATGCGTCCGAGGTCACTCCGATTGTTCCGGATAATCCGGATAATAAGGAGTCATATTGACGTCGCTTTCACAGGCACGAAACTCGTCGATGTAATTCAAAATGATCGTCCGGCGCTGCTCAAGATCGATGGGATGAAAAGCCAGATCCACCTTGATGTCATACCAAGCGTCGCTCAGACAATCAGCGTCGTAGCCGCAATGCGAAAGCTCGGACCACTCCGGCTCGGAACAACCCGGATCCCAGAAATAACCGCCCATGAAGAAGCAAATCCATAAATCGGCGAAATCGTAACCGCTGTGCGGCAGACAAGCGGAAAAATCCTCGCAGCAGGATTGTTGATCCCAATTGTATTCGGCCAGGACGACGCAGGCTTGAAAGGCATCCAGGCATTCGTCCGGTTGGCCGCAATCGTAATCGCGGTCATCGTCGTCGTCGCCGCAAGCCGGAAGAATGCCGCCGACGACCGCCAGAATCATCAAGCCGATCAGTCCGAATTCCAATGTCATGATTCGTCGCACTTGCCGCCTTCTCTGGGTATCGTCCCTTGATGCAATTCACTCATGATTGAAATAATAACATTTCGCATTCGCTGTTGTCAAATTGATCAGATCGCTATTACCGGCGACGACGATCGCTCACTTCTCGATTCGCACCGTCACCAGCAGCACGTCGGAATGGGTGCGCGTGGTCGTCTCCCACGAGCGGAACAGGTCGGTCACGCGGTTCATCGACTCGCCGGAAACGCCGCCCAACAGGATCTGGTCGCCGTCGCGAACCCGCACGGTGGTGCTCAGGTCCATGAAGGGCTGATTGGCCGGTCCCTTGGCGGTATAAAGCGTCGCGCGCGGCATGATCTTCAACTCGACCTCGTCGCCGACGATCCGCGGCCGCACTTCCAACGCGGTCTGCACCGACGTGACCTGACCAGTCATCACCGGGCCCAGCTTGCCGGCCCAGGCGAACCGGTCGGGTTGATACACCTGCTTTTGCCCGGCCAGCAGGGTTGCCGTTTCACCTTCCAGCACGCGCACTTCGACGCGGCTCGCGTCGGTGTTGCGGTCGATGCGCCGCAGCGCCTTGCCCTGCCCGCCGATGGTGCCGTCGCGCGACCTGGCGTCGAACGGCAACCGGCCGACGCGCCAGCCGCCGCCGGCCGCCGTCCAATCGACCGCGACGCCCAGATTTTCGTACTCGTCCGCGCCGATCCGTTGCGCCGCGATGTAAACCGTCCGCGGTCGCACATCGAGCTGCGCCAGCGCCTGCCTGACCCGCGCGATCGCCGCCGGGCTGCCGGTCACGACCAGCGAGCCGGTGCGCGCGTCGACCGTGATCGTCCCCTCGGTTCCGAGCGCGGCCTGGAGCGCCGGCAACAGGTCTTCCGCTGTGCGGTATTGCGGCTTGAGCACCGCGAAGTCGTTGTCGGCGGCGTGAAGAATGATCGGCATCGCCAGTGTAACGAAAAGCATTGCGAGCAGGATCGAAAAACGGCGCATGACGATGGCCCTCCCGTCGTCTCAATATAAAACTTTCGCAGAGAAAAAACGAATCGGCAGGCTATCGAGCGAGGTCGCGACAAGGGCATCAATCGATTTTTCGCCAGACCAAATTCAGATCTAAAAACATCCACTCAAAACCACCGTTCGATAACTCATGGTAAGCCACAAGCTCGAATTCTCCATCGATTGTGCACCTCATGCTGGCATTGAATTGAAGATAATCAGGGTTTGATTGATCGAGACCGCAAAGATAAATTTCACCATTCGCCGAGGTCACCTCAACCGGTATTCCCCAAGATGAGTCGCAAAGAAGCTGATTGCCGTCGGAATGAATGGGAAACATCCAAAAACCGGATGACGCGCAGGACATGGTCAGCGTCGTGCCATCCGCCGGATTTTCATACAGGCCGGCGTATCGTTCCAAAATCTTTTGCGCTTTTTGGTAGTCTTCCTCGGAAACATCCTCGGGCTTGGGCGGCAGGCAATCATCGGCTGATTCGTCGGCGGTGGCAACGAAGGAATCCGCCTCGGCTTCAACCTCCACGGTGATCGAGCACGAACCTGATGGGTCGTTGTTATGATCGTCCGTGCAGGCGATTAAAAGAAAAAGGTAAAAAGTGACAAGCGCTAATATCAAAATGAAATGAATTTTTTTTGATTTCATTGGATTCTCCTTTTTTGGTCATTTCGCGGCCGAAATCACTACTATTTGGATAAATGAATCATATGAACACATAGTAATATAATGCCAAAAACGGCAACACAATACTATTTATTGAAAAATAGTATTGTATTTTTGGGGGTTCTTGCTGGTTGTCATGCCGCGTCAGGTGTGCCACTTTCAAGTTGTTGAACTTCCGACAACCAATCCCGGTAGGAGCCGAGCCATGAGCCTGCTCGCCGTTTTATTGCTGATCGTCGTTTTCCTGTTCGTCTGGTACGACCTCGCGCGGCGCTTCTACGGCGGGCGCGGCACCGAGGACGAAATCCAATTCGTCACCACCGACGACGGCTGGCGGCTGGCGCTGCACCGCTACCGGCCGCGCGGCGCGAACCCGCACGGCGAGCCGGTGCTGTTGCATCACGGGCTGGCTTCCAATTACCGCTCGTTCGACCTGAACGTCGATTCGCCGGCCGCGCCCGTGCCGTCGCTTCCCCACTGGCTGGCCGAGCGCGGCTACGACGTGTATGCCATCGACCTGCGCGGCCGGGGCGACAGCGAGCGCGCCGGCTGGGGCACGGATAAAACCTGGACCTGGTCGGTCGACGATTACATCGAAAAGGACGATCCGGCCTTCGTGCAGGCGATTCTGGCGCGCACGGGTTTCACCGATCTGCACTGGATCGGCCACAGCATGGGCGGAATTCTGCTGTTGGCGCACTGTGCGCGCGAGGGTTCGCCGCGGCTGGCCAGCGGCATCGCGGTCGGTTCCGGCCTGGCTTATCAAAACACCGGCTCGCATTACGAACGGCTCATCCCGTTCGCCGGAGTGACCCGTTACAAAAAGCGTTTTCCGTTCGGCTCGATGGCGAAGTTCTTCGCGCCCTTTGCCGGGTGGAAGAAAATCGGCCTGGACACCTTCAATTACTGCCCGGAGAACACCGCGCCGGCCGCCGCCAAGGCCATCTACGGCGGGGTCATCTGCAACACGAGCAGCCTGGTGGTGCGGCAAATGGCCTCCCTGTTCGGCGCGGACGGCCTGACCTCGCTGGACGGAAAAATCCGCTACCCCGAAATCGCGAAAAACGTCACCACGCCGCTGCTGCTCATCGCCGGCTCCCGCGACCATCAAAGTTCGATCGCTCTGGCCGACCGGACCTTGAAGCAATTGGCCGGCGAGCAGCACAAAACGCTCTTTTTCGGCAAGGATCACGGCCACCGCGAAAACTACGGCCACTTCGACCTGTTGGTCGGTTTGCACGCCGAAACCGAGGTCTTCCCGCACATCCTGGAATGGCTGCAAAGCCACCCCGCGAAACGGGCCGCCGGCAAAACGGGGAGTGAAGCGTAATTTCCCTTACAAAATCAAGGCTCTCTTGACACTCAGGGCCTACGTTCTTAATGTTTGGCCTCATTAATTAACAAACGCGGTCGAACCGTGTCTAAACGGAAATTATCGGTCGGTTTGTTTCGAGCAATCGTTCCATCGGGGTACCCTCATGATTGAAGTGAAAAACCTGGTCAAACGATACGGCGACTATCCGGCGGTGGACCGGATCAGTTTCCGGGTCGAAAAAGGGAAGATCCTCGGTTTTCTCGGCCCGAACGGCGCCGGCAAAACCACGACCATGCGGATCGTCACCGGCTTCATGCCGCCGACCGCGGGCGAAGTGACCATCGACGGTTACAACATTATGACCCACCCGATGGAAGCGCGGCGGCGCATCGGTTACCTGCCCGAGACCCCGCCGCTGTACCCGGATTTGACGGTCCGCGACTACCTGACGTTCGCCGCCCGCATCAAGGGCGTGCCGCGCAAGAAGGTCGCCGAGCGCGTGACGACCGTCGCCGGCAAATGCGGTGTCACCGACTACCTCGGCCGGCTGATCGCCGTGCTGTCGAAGGGCTACCGGCAACGGGTCGGCCTGGCGCAAGCCTTGGTGCACGATCCGGAAGTGCTGATTCTGGACGAGCCGACCATCGGCCTGGACCCGAACCAGATTCAGGAAATCCGCCAACTCATCCGCTCGCTGGCCGGCAATCACACCGTGGTGCTTTCGACGCACATCCTGCCCGAGGTGACGATGACCTGCGACGACGTGATCATCATCAGCAAGGGCAAGATAGTGGCGGCCGACACGCTGGAAAACCTGACCAGGTCCGGCGGCGGGCGCGCCCGGACCTATCTGCGGCTGGCCGAACCCGACGACAAGACGCTCGGCCTCCTGCAGAAAACGCCCGGCGTGGCCCGGGTCGAAACCGCGAAGGACCGGGGCGCTTTCTTCATCACCAGCCAACCGAACACCGATCCCTCGGCCGACCTCGGCGTGCTGGTGCTGCAACACGGCTGGGGTTTGCTTGAACTCCGCCACGAACGGCCGACGCTGGAGGAAGTCTTCAGCC
Above is a genomic segment from Myxococcales bacterium containing:
- a CDS encoding SDR family oxidoreductase; its protein translation is MEQKLANRVAIVTGASRGIGEHIARHLAAAGAKVVLASRKAAPLEAVAASIREAGGEALAVATHVGQAEQIQGLVKKTLDTYGQIDILVNNAATNPVFGPVMYCDEAAMKKIFEVNFFGPFLLAKACLEPMQKRQYGKIINLTSTAGFRFSPMLGAYGMSKAALQMMTQTLAAEWGIFGIRVNAIAPGLVKTDFSAALWNSEEILKQALDRQAIHQLIQPGDIAATAVFLAGADSDYITGQTIVIDAGSTA
- a CDS encoding alpha/beta hydrolase, whose protein sequence is MSLLAVLLLIVVFLFVWYDLARRFYGGRGTEDEIQFVTTDDGWRLALHRYRPRGANPHGEPVLLHHGLASNYRSFDLNVDSPAAPVPSLPHWLAERGYDVYAIDLRGRGDSERAGWGTDKTWTWSVDDYIEKDDPAFVQAILARTGFTDLHWIGHSMGGILLLAHCAREGSPRLASGIAVGSGLAYQNTGSHYERLIPFAGVTRYKKRFPFGSMAKFFAPFAGWKKIGLDTFNYCPENTAPAAAKAIYGGVICNTSSLVVRQMASLFGADGLTSLDGKIRYPEIAKNVTTPLLLIAGSRDHQSSIALADRTLKQLAGEQHKTLFFGKDHGHRENYGHFDLLVGLHAETEVFPHILEWLQSHPAKRAAGKTGSEA
- a CDS encoding ATP-binding cassette domain-containing protein yields the protein MIEVKNLVKRYGDYPAVDRISFRVEKGKILGFLGPNGAGKTTTMRIVTGFMPPTAGEVTIDGYNIMTHPMEARRRIGYLPETPPLYPDLTVRDYLTFAARIKGVPRKKVAERVTTVAGKCGVTDYLGRLIAVLSKGYRQRVGLAQALVHDPEVLILDEPTIGLDPNQIQEIRQLIRSLAGNHTVVLSTHILPEVTMTCDDVIIISKGKIVAADTLENLTRSGGGRARTYLRLAEPDDKTLGLLQKTPGVARVETAKDRGAFFITSQPNTDPSADLGVLVLQHGWGLLELRHERPTLEEVFSRLTLGEEDAAHA